The DNA window CCAGGATATGCAGCAGCCAACCTGCTGAGTTTGCTAAATTATCTCCATATTGACCTGAGTGGATGGGATTTTTCTCATCTACCTATCTGGCAGGCGTATCTTCCGGAGACTCCACTGCATCAAGTTAATTTCACCGAGTGTGATTTTACTGGATCTGTGTTTGCTCAAACGCTCAGCAGTATTGTAAACGTTGGCTACAGTCCTGATGGTCGATTGATCGCAAGCTGCGATTCGGACGGCAGGATTCACCTATGGGATGCGGCTTCCGGGCAGCCAAAGCTGAGTTGGCAAGCACACAACGAGTTTGCCTGGGGGTTATCGTTTAGTCCTGACGGTCAAACGATCGCTACTGGCAGCCCTCACGACTCTCTGATCAAACTTTGGGATGTCCAAACAGGACAACTATTGCGCAAACCATTTCAGATCGTCAAGACGAGTTGGACAGTGCAGTTCAGTCCCGATGGCAAAAGGCTGGCGATCGGGGAAGAAGAGGGATGGTTGGAACTGTGGGATGTCGAGACGGGAATTTGTCTGGCATTTCTGGAAGGACATTCTGACATTGTTCACTCGGTTGCCTTCAGCTCTGATGGCAAAAGGCTGGTGAGTGGAAGTGGCGATTGTGCTGTGCGGCTCTGGGATCTTTCAACGTTCAGCGAAATGCGTCAATTTGAAGGACATCGCCACACTGTGCTGTCAGTCTCCTTTAGCCCAAATGGTCAGTGGGTTGCCAGTGCCAGTTGGGATAAAACCGCGAGACTATGGAATTTGGCAACCGGAGAATTCAGCTGTTTTGAGGGACATACAGACCTCGTTTGGTCAGTGTCCTTTAGTCCGGATGGTTTGCTGCTGGCGACTGCTGGACAAGATCAGACGATTCGCCTATGGAATCTGCAAACCGAGCAACCGATCCGGACATTGCTGGGACATCGAGCCTGTGTGACTGCGATCGCCTTTCATCCTGATGGCAAAACCCTGTTGAGTGGTAGCGCCAATAGTATGCAGAAAGTGTGGGATGTCACTACCGGACAGGCATTGAGAACCTGGCAGGGACACCTCAGCCGCGTCTGGTCTGTCGCGTTTAGTCCCAACGGTCAACACATTGTCAGCGGCAGCGCTACAGATTTACTGGTTAGGCTCTGGAATCCTCTGGAGGACACTTGCCTAAAAACCTTTAACGAGCATACCCACTGGGTTTGGGATGTAACGTTTAGCAGCGATAGCAAAACCTTTGTCAGCGGCAGTTCCGATGGCACTATTAAGCTTTGGGATGCCCAAACTCAACAGTGCATTAACACGCTGCATTGTCATACCAACTGTATCTTTGGTACCGCGATCAGCCCAGACGGGAAGGTTCTGGCGAGTGCCAGTAATGATGCTACGGTTAAACTCTGGGAGCTGCAAACCGGAACTCATCTGCACACGCTGGTTGGACATGCTTTTCCGGTGTGGCATGTCACCTTTAGTCCGGATGGACGCTCGCTAGCCAGTATCGCTAAGAATGGCATTGTGCGACTGTGGCAGGTGGAAACGGGCACCTGTATACAGGTTTTCGATCAGCACGATTTATTGGGGTTTGAAGTAGAGTTTTGTGCTGATGGACAAACGCTGGTCGGTATCGGCAGTGACAACAGCATTAAGCAGTTGGAAATTGCTACAGGTGAATGCCTGCAAGTCTTGAGAGGACATATTGCATTGGTGCGATCGCTCGCCCTCCGTCCTCCTTCATCCCATCACACACAACTCCTCGCCAGTGGTAGCGCCGACAAGACAATTCGTCTCTGGGATCTGGATTCTGGAAAATGCTTAAACGTCTTACAAGGTCATACAGGTATCATCTTTTCGGTTGCGTTTGGCTGTGATGCCACCGGACGATCGCTGCTTGCTAGCGGCAGTTTTGATGAAACAATTCGCGTCTGGGATGTGGAAACGGGTGAATGCCTGCGAGTTTTGAAGAGCGATCGCCTCTGCGAAGGAATGAATATCTTTGGAGCAACTGGGTTAACAGAAGCACAGCACACGACCCTAAGGGTGTTAGGGGCTGTTGAGATGAAATAACATCAAGGTGAATGCTCCATAGGGAGCTTCAACACTTGCATGAAGCGATATCCAATGATCAGGTTTTGAGCTAATGCTTGAGGGAACTTATAAAGTTCATGATATTCATTTCCACGGAGAGTGAGGTACCTCATACCAATTAAAATTAGGCATAGGGCAGATAAGCTAGTAGTTCACCACAATGACTTTGACAGGTAGAGAGAAGTCAGGGAAACTGGTTGAAAATCAGGAATCCCCTCCTCATGCCAGAAAAGTATACTGTCGCCCTCACCCCTGAAGAACGTCAGCAACTGCTGCAACTCACTCATCAAAACAAGCTGGGTGCGAGAAGATTGAAGCGGGCTCAAATTCTGCTCCTCGCAGACGAAGGACATCGGGATGAAACGATCGCCGAAATGCTATATGTCGGCGAATCCACAGTTCATCGGACTCGGCAGAAATTTGTTACGGGTGGTGTTGAGTTCGCCTTGAGTGAGTTGCAGCGACCGGGAGGGAAACGTAAACTTGATGGCAAAGCAGAAGCCTTTTTAGTCGCCACGGCCTGTAGTGCCCCTCCGGCGGGACGAGGTGAGTGGACGATGCAACTGTTGGCAGATCGATTGGTCGAAGTAAACCTGGTTGAGCAAATTTTGGATGAGACGGTGCGTCGTGCTCTGAAAAAAACTAGAACAGCAAAGGTAGCTAGAGAAGGATTAGAAACCACTGTAGGCTAGAGTCAGAGCATGAGCCAAGGGTGAAGCCAAGCAATGGTTCGACGAACTCCCCAACCGGAAGCGATACAAGAAGAAGTACTGGAATGTGTGCAGCAGACATGCCCGAGGTGGGGGGGATGGATGTGGAATAAATATGACAACTTCCGTCGAGTCCGAACCCTAGACGGCGTGGTGCAATTGAGACTGAAAGTTAGACGGTGTGCAACACCTGAGTGCGAACGGTTTTGCCAATCCTATCGACCGGAAGCGGAAGGGAGATGGGCATTACCGCAGCAGGAGTTTGGCTTGGATGTGATAGCGCTAGTGGGCGGGTTGCGCTATCAAGAGCATCGGAGCGTCCCTCAAATCCATCGCGTTCTACAGAGTGAACGCACCGTGAGTAATTTGTTGAACCGCTACGATGAGTTAGTATCGCTTTAGATGGGTGATGCCGAGCGAATTGGAAAAATTGCAGACCGGCGATCCCAGTTCATCCTTGCGATTGATGGGATGCAACCGGATGTGGGACATGAGGTGTTGTGGGTGATCCGGGAAGTGCTCAGTGGTGAGATTTTACTGGCGAAGACGCTATTATCCTCGACCAGTGAGGATCTTGCCCCAATCCTAGTTCAGGTGAAACAAGCACTGAACCGACCAATAACTGCTGTGGTCAGTGACGGACAAACCTCGATTCGCAAGGTGGTCGGCAAAGCTTTGCCGGAATCAGCACATGGGTTGTGCCATTTCCACTACCTGCGGGAAGCCGTTAAGCCAATCTATGAAGCCGACCGCCACGCCAAGAAGGAACTCAAAAAACGGGTACGCGGTGTCTGAAAGAGATTATTTCATTGATATGACATCGAAGGCTTACCCAGAACCAATAACGATTTAGAGCAATTGTTTGGTCGTTGGCGACATCACCAACGTCGTTGCACCGGGCGCAAAGTTGCTCCCGCTTCCTTAGTGGTTCGAAGCTCAGTGCAAATTGTAGCAGCTGTCGCATCACAACTGCGTTCCTTCACAGCAATAGATTTGGCAACCGTTTCGATTGACGCTTGGCATGCTGTCCGTGCTGACCTCAATTGCCATCAACAAAAGCGCCATCAACAACGGCTTTTTCGCCGCTCTCCAACGACCTACTTGGCTGCTCTGGAGCAGAAATTCCTCCAGTCAGCTTTGCCACTCTAGAAAAAAAGAGAATTAATTGGGTCACTCTATCGGGCGGGACGAGTGTACACCCAAGATGCCGCAATTGCAGTCTTTGACCATGACTGGACCTCCTTGGCAACAGGCATTGCGATTCCTCATGGCTTGTATGACCTAAAGCTCAACACAGGTTACCTGCATCTTGGCACCAGTCATGACACCGGTGAATTTGCTTGTGATGCGATTCGCGATTGGTGGAACCAGCAGGGCCGACATCACTATCCCACGGCAACGTCTATTTTACTACTGTGCGATGGGGGCGGCAGTAACGGTTCTCGGCAGTACTTGAGGCTGCTACCCCGCTGCTTGCGGCGGGGTAGCAGCCTCCAAAGAGGGCTAGTTATTCATCTCGATGCAGTTGCAGATACTCATTCCCTTGCTCCTTGACGTACCTCGCGATCATCCCTTCATCCCCATGCTTGCCCACCGTACTCGCGAAGCAACCATCACTCCAAAACTCTCCACCCCATAACTGCTTCTTGACGCTGGGACACCGCTTGAATACCTCTCGTGCCGTCCAGCTCTTGAGCATCCTCACTAACTTCGTCACACTGTATGTGGGCACTGACTGAATCAAGAAATACACATGATTCTTGTCGATGCTGATCTCGATAAACTTAACGTCATAGCGCTTCTTGATTTCGAGACACACCTCTCGTAAAACGGCATCGACCTGCTCGTCAAACACCGCCCGTCGATACTTTGCTGGAAAAACCAAGTGATAGAGCAAAACGGTAACGTTATGGCTTTTGTGAATGTACTCGCTCATCCGGGCATCTTACGCCGCAGAGCGGCGGGGAATGTACCCGCAGAGATTCAAGCAGGATCTACAGCGCTTAGTGAACGAACTCAACATTGAGATTCGCATTGCTCACTATCCTCCTTATACCTCGAAATATAACCCCATCGAACACCGCTTATTTCTTCATCTCACACGAGCCTGTCAAGGTGTTATTTTCGAGAGCATCGAAGTGATTAAAGACCTGATGGAAAAAGCAACAACACAAACTGGATTAACTGTGTTTGCGTCTGTCTTGGACAAAGCCTATCAAACAGGGCGGAAAGTCACAGAGGCGTCCGAGCAGACGATGAAGATTGTGTTCGATGAGTACTTTTACCCAAATGAAATTACACTGCTAAGCCACAGACATCATGATTCTCGGTTTTATTTAATCACGATCCTTAGAGCTTCAATGTCCTGCCGAATCTGTTGCAACCTGCCTTGTAGTTGGTCAGCCACAAAAGGCATTTTGATCGCGCACATGTCGTAACCAATATCGACTCCCATGGCACGCCTCAGTTACGGACCTGAAGCGAAAAAGCGATCGCCATCTAATCCTTATCCTTGTGTGTTAACTTCTGGCGCAACTATCTAACTTTGAGGTGGAAGCAGTCAAGAGCAAACGTCCGCGATCGCCTGCATTCTCTCTACTCCCTCTCTAAATATAGTGGGTGTAAAGGTGCTGGAGTCTTTCAATTTAGGGCCCCATTTAGTTAAATAAAGGTTAACTTTAGATTAAAAATACGGAAAATTTGTAGAAGCTAGAGAAGCTTCAGTGAACAAGTTGTTGGGAACTGAGCGCTTTTACAAGCTGCCTGATTGATATGCCAGTATATGTAGAGAATTTTGTGCCGCCGAGTCCAGGTTCTTGGGTGTTAGAGACAACCCACTGGTCCCGACCGATGACCCGCTGGAGTATAGATGTTTTTCCTGCTGCCTTTAAGCGAGGCTTCCGGGAGGGAACCGCTAGATATGGGCTATTGCTGGACTACATGGAATACGCTGCCATCAATGGCTTTGCTTACAATTGTTCTCGTGGGGTTGGAGCACCTCCAGAAGCCAAAGGGCTACCTCCTAAATGGCTGTTC is part of the Trichocoleus sp. FACHB-46 genome and encodes:
- a CDS encoding NB-ARC domain-containing protein, which produces MTKVKRRLSPVETAILSGSWQGQTYEEIASSTNYAASYLKRYAGPKLWQLLSDGLGEEVSKTNFRASLEHHYQQESEEVSEETREPKNKASEKRNSQHRADTASPCVDWGEATDVSTFYGRQPELKLLQQWIKGEFPEKQSLYGMPQASRCRMICLLGMGGIGKTSLSIKLAQKIARSRSEESDGSSAKTPDSPFEFVIWRSLRDAPPLDDLLEDLIPLLSHQQDIGLPKGTSAQITRLIQYLKQNHCLLVLDNVESILQSGQVVGAYRSGYEAYGELFQRVGATEHQSCLLLTSREKPSEVAALEGDALPVRSLQLTGLTPTDINNILDTKGLIGDAGDRNKLIEHYRGNPLALKIVATSIRDLFNGDIAEFLEQGTIVFNGLRRLLDEQIERLSALEQQVMNWLALNREGTTIDQLHADIIPKVSKARLLEVLERLGRRCLIETTARTRTEQESLQNGDARQNGKSERIPSSFTQQPAVMEYVTEHIIETAVAELKGTQSFNLLSHYALTKASASDYIRESQTRLILEPIATQLSSAFGSSAVLSQQLQQQLRQLKTTPEMYPGYAAANLLSLLNYLHIDLSGWDFSHLPIWQAYLPETPLHQVNFTECDFTGSVFAQTLSSIVNVGYSPDGRLIASCDSDGRIHLWDAASGQPKLSWQAHNEFAWGLSFSPDGQTIATGSPHDSLIKLWDVQTGQLLRKPFQIVKTSWTVQFSPDGKRLAIGEEEGWLELWDVETGICLAFLEGHSDIVHSVAFSSDGKRLVSGSGDCAVRLWDLSTFSEMRQFEGHRHTVLSVSFSPNGQWVASASWDKTARLWNLATGEFSCFEGHTDLVWSVSFSPDGLLLATAGQDQTIRLWNLQTEQPIRTLLGHRACVTAIAFHPDGKTLLSGSANSMQKVWDVTTGQALRTWQGHLSRVWSVAFSPNGQHIVSGSATDLLVRLWNPLEDTCLKTFNEHTHWVWDVTFSSDSKTFVSGSSDGTIKLWDAQTQQCINTLHCHTNCIFGTAISPDGKVLASASNDATVKLWELQTGTHLHTLVGHAFPVWHVTFSPDGRSLASIAKNGIVRLWQVETGTCIQVFDQHDLLGFEVEFCADGQTLVGIGSDNSIKQLEIATGECLQVLRGHIALVRSLALRPPSSHHTQLLASGSADKTIRLWDLDSGKCLNVLQGHTGIIFSVAFGCDATGRSLLASGSFDETIRVWDVETGECLRVLKSDRLCEGMNIFGATGLTEAQHTTLRVLGAVEMK
- the tnpA gene encoding IS200/IS605 family transposase, yielding MSEYIHKSHNVTVLLYHLVFPAKYRRAVFDEQVDAVLREVCLEIKKRYDVKFIEISIDKNHVYFLIQSVPTYSVTKLVRMLKSWTAREVFKRCPSVKKQLWGGEFWSDGCFASTVGKHGDEGMIARYVKEQGNEYLQLHRDE